Genomic DNA from Gilliamella sp. ESL0441:
GCCCACCATATGTAAACCAAGTAATGATAAGGTCACGGCGTTTATCATCAACTTGATTTAGCATTGATTCCAATTGCGCTCCCTGTGTTTTTACTTGCGATTCTAATTCACTATTTTTACGTTTTAATGTTTGAACCAATTCTTCAGATGTGCGTAATTTCTGAACATAATCACTGACCATTTTTTGTTGATACTGCTCGGCATTATCAACTTTATCTTTATATTCAGCTATTTTTGCTTCTAAATCAGGAATACGTGTTTTTAGACTAGGCTGATCGCTCAGCTTGGCTGTTTCAATCCAAGCAGCATTACCATTTTTAAGCTGGATTCTTGTGTATTTACCGTCTGCGCTTCTTTCAAACGCATTGACTTTAGAACCACTTTTAATGGTACCAGAAAAAGCATGTTGCTGACTTGGACCACGTCGTAAATAAACTTCAACTTCATCGACAACATATTTTTCAACAGCACTAGCATTGAAAGCTAATGCAATAAAAGAAATAAGAGTAATAATATTCTGTTTTTTCATAAAAATTCAACTAATCATCCATAAATATTTACATAATAACATAAAAAATTATCTTTTCGCATAATCATTTTACTATTTATGCTTTTAAATTAATCATTACGAATTCATTCCGATGAATGGAAACGATTACATTTTTATGCGATCTGAATCACACATTAAAAAAAATGTTATTCCCCTATTAAAAAATAATCGATATCTTATTTCAAAAGACATAAACTTTGGAGTATTTATGAACTATCGCCTTAATAACAACCGTATAGATATCCTTTTACGCACTACCCCCTATGCTGAACTTTGCTACTTTGGAAAACGATTACATCACTTTCAACCAGAAAATGTTGAAATGTGTATGTCTGCTGTTCCCAATTCACGTATTGATGTCAATGTACCATTTACGCTTTGCCCTGAAGAAGGATTAGGTAATTTTAGTACACCAGGTCTTGAAGGGCATAGAAATGGTAAAGATTGGTCTCCCGTTTTTAAAACAAAAGAAGTTATTGAAAATGATAATAATATTACTATTATCAGTGAAGATGAAATAGCCAATTTACGTTTAACCTGTCAGTTTATTCTTGATAATAGTGGTGTTTTACAATGTAAAAATAGTTTAACAAATTTAGGTGAGCAACCTTATCAAGTAAATCGACTTTCAATCACCATCCCCATTCCCGAAAGAGCACAAGAATTAATGGCTTTCCACGGTCGTTGGATAAAAGAATTTTACCCACATAGAACAAAAATAGAACACTGCGGATATTTACAAGAAAATCGCCGAGGAAGAACTTCACATGAATACTTTCCAGGAATGATTGTTGGTACAAATGGATTTAAAGAACAAACTGGCGAAGTTTGGGGATTTCATTTAGGTTGGAGCGGTAATCATCGTATTCAAGTTGCGGTAAAAAGCAATGGTAAACGTTTTATTCAGGCGGAAGCGCTATATCTTGCAGGTGAAATATCGTTAGCCAAAGGTGAAACACTTGATACACCTTGGCTATATAGTACATATAGTGATGAAGGTTTAAATAAAATGAGCCATCATTTCCATCAATATTTACGCAACAATATAATTAATTTTCCACAAAATAAAGCTCGTCCGGTACATTTAAATACTTGGGAAGGCATCTTTTTTGACCATAACCCCGATTACATCATGAAAATGGCAACAAAAGCGGCACAAATTGGTGTTGAACGTTTTATTATTGATGATGGCTGGTTCGGAAAACGAGACGATGACTATCAAGGTTTAGGAGACTGGTATCTTGATGAACGAAAATATCCTAATGGTCTTGAGCCGGTGATAAAACATGTGAAAGATCTCGGTATGGAATTTGGTATATGGGTTGAACCTGAAATGATCAATAAAAATTCAGATCTTTATCGTGCTCATCCTGATTGGTTACTTGAATTATCGGGGTATCAACAGCCAGAAGGTCGTCATCAATATTTGCTGGATTTGCAAAATCCTGATGTGTTTGATTATTTACTTGAAAGATTAACATGGTTGTTGGGTAGTTATGATATAGATTATATCAAATGGGATATGAATCGAGAAATTGTTCAACCTGGTCACAATGGCAATCCAGCTATCGTTGGACAAACAAAAGCATTGTATCGTTTACTCGATATTTTACGTAAAAAATTTCCTAATGTTGAAATTGAATCATGTTCATCTGGTGGTGGTCGAATAGACTATGAAATTTTGAAAAGGACTCAACGTTTTTGGGCTTCAGATTCTAATGATGCATTAGATAGACAAACGATTCAACGAGGCATGAGTTACTTCTTTCCTCCTGAAGTGATGGGCGCGCACATTGGTGGTGCTTTGTGTCACACCACGTTTCGTGAACTCGATATGAATCTTCGGGGACTAACAGCTTTATTTGGTCATATGGGCGTTGAACTTGATCCGGTTAAAGAGTCAGAAAAAGAACAACAAGCTTTTTCCCACTATATAAATTTACATAAAAAATTACGTCATTTATTGCATAATGGTAAAAGTTATCGCTTAGATGTCGATGATAGCCTTGCAATGCAAAGTTATGGGGTTGTAAGTGAAGATCAAACAGAAGCAGCGTTTATTATTGCACAGTTGATTTTACCCACTTATGCTTTAAGTGGAAACTTACGCTTAACAGGTTTACTTGCAGATAAATTTTACAGGATTGAAATTCTTGATATGCCAGACAATATTGATCCTAAAATTAATGGGCATGTAATGAAAGCACTACCTCGCTGGATGACTGTTCAAACAACATTATCAGGAGAATGGTTAATGAATATTGGCTTACCTTTACCTGTTTTAGACCCAGCGACAGCAATGTTAATTAGTCTTAGAAAAGAATAACTTTAAAGACATTACAAATAATTTACAATTTTTTAAAAATTTGAAACAGAACCTAATTTTTAATTCAATTTGTTAACAAATTTTAAGGTGAACCGATTCAGGTGTAAATCGAGTTATTGGCAAATAGACTTTTTTACTTTATTATAATTAATTAGGAATAATAACAAGTTAAGTCAAATTTCTAGAGTATTATAAACTGAATCAACTTAAAGATGTAAGTAAAAGATATTTTAAATGAAGGTTCCCTCCCGCTTTACAAGCCTTTTCGTTTTTATCGTTGATATTCGACAATGCTCTATGTTGACAAACTTTAATTATAAAAATTACAGAACACAGGTATAGTTTCAGTAATCATTTTTAGTTGAAGTAATTTATTAAAAAGGTTTTTTTATGGCGACAATAAAAGATGTTGCATATTTAGCAAAAGTTTCAGTTGCAACAGTATCTCGCGTTATTAATAACGCAAATAATGTTAGTGATAATACGCGAGAAATCGTAAAAAAAGCCATGGAAACTTTAAATTACTATCCAGATGCTAATGCACGAGCGTTATCACAACAAAATTCTAATACTATCGGTATTGTCGTTGCGGATGTTTCCGATCCATTTTTCGGTTATATGGTCACAACCGTTGAAAAAGTCGCGTCTCGAACTGGACATTTTTTGTTGATCGGTAATGGTTATCATAATGAAAAACAGGAATATAATGCCATTACTCAACTTATCGAGCATCGTTGTTCATCATTAGTTGTTCATGCGAAAATGTTGACAGATGAAACCCTCATCAAATTAATGCAACAAGTTCCTGGAATGGTTTTGATAAACCGAATTATTAAAGGATATGAAAAACGTTGTATCGCTTTAGATGATCGTTATGGATCATATTTAGGTGTAAAACATTTGATTCAAAATGGTCACAAAAAAATTG
This window encodes:
- a CDS encoding TIGR04211 family SH3 domain-containing protein; this translates as MKKQNIITLISFIALAFNASAVEKYVVDEVEVYLRRGPSQQHAFSGTIKSGSKVNAFERSADGKYTRIQLKNGNAAWIETAKLSDQPSLKTRIPDLEAKIAEYKDKVDNAEQYQQKMVSDYVQKLRTSEELVQTLKRKNSELESQVKTQGAQLESMLNQVDDKRRDLIITWFTYGGLVAGGGFLLGLILPIILPRRRKKDRWMR
- a CDS encoding alpha-galactosidase, whose translation is MNYRLNNNRIDILLRTTPYAELCYFGKRLHHFQPENVEMCMSAVPNSRIDVNVPFTLCPEEGLGNFSTPGLEGHRNGKDWSPVFKTKEVIENDNNITIISEDEIANLRLTCQFILDNSGVLQCKNSLTNLGEQPYQVNRLSITIPIPERAQELMAFHGRWIKEFYPHRTKIEHCGYLQENRRGRTSHEYFPGMIVGTNGFKEQTGEVWGFHLGWSGNHRIQVAVKSNGKRFIQAEALYLAGEISLAKGETLDTPWLYSTYSDEGLNKMSHHFHQYLRNNIINFPQNKARPVHLNTWEGIFFDHNPDYIMKMATKAAQIGVERFIIDDGWFGKRDDDYQGLGDWYLDERKYPNGLEPVIKHVKDLGMEFGIWVEPEMINKNSDLYRAHPDWLLELSGYQQPEGRHQYLLDLQNPDVFDYLLERLTWLLGSYDIDYIKWDMNREIVQPGHNGNPAIVGQTKALYRLLDILRKKFPNVEIESCSSGGGRIDYEILKRTQRFWASDSNDALDRQTIQRGMSYFFPPEVMGAHIGGALCHTTFRELDMNLRGLTALFGHMGVELDPVKESEKEQQAFSHYINLHKKLRHLLHNGKSYRLDVDDSLAMQSYGVVSEDQTEAAFIIAQLILPTYALSGNLRLTGLLADKFYRIEILDMPDNIDPKINGHVMKALPRWMTVQTTLSGEWLMNIGLPLPVLDPATAMLISLRKE
- a CDS encoding substrate-binding domain-containing protein, with the translated sequence MATIKDVAYLAKVSVATVSRVINNANNVSDNTREIVKKAMETLNYYPDANARALSQQNSNTIGIVVADVSDPFFGYMVTTVEKVASRTGHFLLIGNGYHNEKQEYNAITQLIEHRCSSLVVHAKMLTDETLIKLMQQVPGMVLINRIIKGYEKRCIALDDRYGSYLGVKHLIQNGHKKIGYLCSDHEITDSSDRLNGYKDALTENNIEIDHNLIAFSSPNELGGEQAMKSLLERNRKITAVACYNDSMAAGAMSILYDNDLKIPTDVSIIGFDDILIANYLHPKLTTVRYPLHAMAEQAAELALILAKGEEPSSNLVNVFSPTLTKRYSVSSIG